The window TTAAAGCGGTACGCGAGCTGGGTTTAGAACGTCGTGAGACAGTTCGGTCCCTATCCGCTGTGCGCGTAGGAATATTGAGAAGGGCTGTCCCTAGTACGAGAGGACCGGGACGGACGAACCTCTGGTGTGCCAGTTGTTCTGCCAAGGGCATGGCTGGTTGGCTACGTTCGGGAGGGATAACCGCTGAAAGCATCTAAGCGGGAAGCCTGCTTCGAGATGAGTATTCCCACCTCCTTGAGAGGGTAAGGCTCCCAGTAGACGACTGGGTTGATAGGCCGGATATGGAAGCACGGTAACGTGTGGAGTTGACCGGTACTAATAGGCCGAGGGCTTGTCCTCAGTTGCTCGCGTCCACTGTGTTGGTTCTGAAACCACGAACAGCCCCATACCCAGGTCACGGTATGGTGCGGCAGTTTACAGTTTCATAGTGTTTCGGTGGTTATAGCGTAGGGGAAACGCCCGGTTACATTTCGAACCCGGAAGCTAAGCCTTTCAGCGCCGATGGTACTGCAGGGGGGACCCTGTGGGAGAGTAGGACGCCGCCGAACTCCTTTTAGAGCTCTGGCTCTTGGGCACACAGCCCGAGAGCCAGAGCTTTTTTGCGTTGAGGTAAGGTCAGTGAGCATCGTTGGCACGTTTCCCACAGGAGGCCCCCGGGTGGAGGTTCAGGAGACTCGCGTCCAGACGGACCGTGTGCTCACCATCCCGAACATCCTCAGCATGGCTCGGCTCGTTGGCGTACCCCTCTTCCTGTGGCTGATTTTGAGGCCTGAGTTCGGTGGGCCCAAGAGTGACGGATGGGCCCTGCTGGTACTGGCCCTGAGCGGCATCAGTGACTACCTGGACGGCAAGCTCGCACGGCGCTGGAACCAGATCAGCAGTCTCGGCCGGCTTCTCGACCCCGCGGCTGACCGGCTCTACATTCTCTCGACTCTGGTCGGTCTCACTTGGCGTGAGATTCTGCCTCTGTGGTTGACCGCTGCACTTCTGGCGCGAGAGCTGGTTCTGCTGGTGATGGTGGGCATCCTCCGCCGGCACGGCTATCCGCCGCCCCAGGTGAACTTCCTTGGCAAGGCCGCCACCTTCAACCTGATGTATGCCTTCCCGCTGCTCCTGCTCAGTGACGGCAGCGGGTGGATCTCGTCACTCGCTGCTATTTTCGGATGGGCGTTCGCAGGATGGGGTACAACGCTGTACTGGTGGGCAGGAGTCCTCTACGTGGTACAAGTCCGCCGCCTGGTCCGTGCGGACGCCATGGCCGACTGAACTTGCGGATTGGTCCCACCGTGGCTGTCCGATGGCCCGTGGTCGAAATGTGGGGGACAATCCTGGCGGGGGAAGTCGGCTAGACCGTCGTCTCTTAGAGGAGGACGCTTCCGACATGAAGGCCGTAGTGATGGCCGGAGGCGAAGGCACGCGACTTCGCCCCATGACCTCAAGCATGCCCAAGCCGCTCCTGCCCGTGGCCAACCGCCCGATCATGGAGCACGTTCTGCGGCTGCTCAAAAGGCATGGGCTCAATGAAACAGTTGTTACTGTCCAGTTCCTGGCCTCACTCGTCAAGAACTACTTCGGTGACGGCGAAGAGCTCGGCATGGAGCTGACCTATGCGAATGAGGAGAAGCCACTCGGTACCGCCGGAAGCGTCAAGAACGCCGAAGAGGCATTGAAGGACGATGCCTTCCTCGTCATCTCCGGCGATGCACTGACGGATTTCGACCTCACCGAGCTCATCAATTTCCACAAGGAAAAGGGTGCGCTGGTCACGGTCTGCCTGACGCGTGTTCCCAATCCGCTGGAATTCGGCATCACCATTGTCGACGAGGAAGGCAAGGTGGAGCGCTTCCTCGAGAAGCCCACCTGGGGCCAGGTCTTCTCCGATACCG of the Streptomyces koelreuteriae genome contains:
- a CDS encoding CDP-alcohol phosphatidyltransferase family protein, whose protein sequence is MEVQETRVQTDRVLTIPNILSMARLVGVPLFLWLILRPEFGGPKSDGWALLVLALSGISDYLDGKLARRWNQISSLGRLLDPAADRLYILSTLVGLTWREILPLWLTAALLARELVLLVMVGILRRHGYPPPQVNFLGKAATFNLMYAFPLLLLSDGSGWISSLAAIFGWAFAGWGTTLYWWAGVLYVVQVRRLVRADAMAD